A section of the Primulina eburnea isolate SZY01 chromosome 1, ASM2296580v1, whole genome shotgun sequence genome encodes:
- the LOC140819675 gene encoding AAA-ATPase At3g50940-like, translating into MALSESNLATAKTILTTVGSIAAATVVVRGVMQEFLPYEFQDYVFSGIRNFFGRFSNQLTLVIEEFDGLESNEIYEAAETYLGSKDSPNTRRLKVSKPEKEKSFNITVESDEEVIDFYKGEKFKWVWICRKTERKDFYNPRDRNSTLKSEIRSFQLTFHRKNKDLAIESYLRYIINEAENKKQEKKTIKIFTVDYENMYDINDMWTPVNLDHPSTFETLAMDSDQKEMILNDLELFVKRREYYRKVGKAWKRGYLLYGPPGTGKSSLIAAIANYLHYDVYDLELTDLRRNSELRRLLLGTANRSILVVEDIDCTIDLKVRSSTSEDSSSREEESKVTLSGLLNFVDGLWSSCGDERIIIFTTNHIEKLDPALLRPGRMDVHINMSYCTPCGFKLMASNYLGIQDHVLFKKIEDLVAIAKVTPAEIAEQLLKTDNPDLSLQGLVDFLHSKIKENEEPEAKKPKEESADLEQEKL; encoded by the coding sequence ATGGCTTTGTCGGAATCCAATTTAGCTACCGCCAAGACCATCCTCACCACCGTCGGATCCATCGCCGCCGCCACGGTGGTGGTGCGCGGCGTTATGCAAGAGTTCCTCCCTTACGAATTCCAGGACTATGTGTTCTCCGGCATTCGGAATTTCTTCGGCAGATTCTCGAACCAGTTGACTCTGGTGATCGAGGAGTTCGACGGATTGGAAAGCAACGAAATCTACGAGGCTGCAGAAACCTATCTGGGTTCGAAAGACAGCCCGAACACCCGTCGACTCAAAGTCAGCAAGCCCGAAAAAGAAAAGAGTTTCAATATCACAGTGGAGAGTGACGAAGAAGTAATAGATTTTTACAAAGGAGAGAAATTCAAGTGGGTTTGGATCTGCAGAAAGACTGAAAGAAAGGACTTCTACAATCCCAGAGACAGGAATTCAACTTTGAAATCCGAAATCAGGTCATTCCAGCTCACATTCCACAGGAAAAATAAAGATCTGGCGATCGAGTCTTACTTGAGATACATCATAAACGAGGCAGAAAACAAGAAACAGGAGAAGAAAACAATCAAGATTTTCACAGTTGATTACGAGAATATGTACGACATAAACGACATGTGGACTCCTGTAAATCTCGATCACCCATCTACATTTGAGACTTTGGCCATGGATTCAGATCAAAAGGAGATGATCTTGAATGATCTTGAACTGTTTGTCAAGAGGAGAGAATATTATAGAAAAGTGGGCAAGGCTTGGAAAAGAGGGTACTTGCTGTATGGTCCTCCGGGGACAGGAAAATCGAGCTTGATTGCAGCAATTGCGAATTATTTGCACTACGACGTGTATGATTTGGAGTTGACTGATTTAAGGAGGAATTCCGAGTTGAGAAGATTGCTGCTTGGTACTGCAAATAGATCTATATTAGTGGTGGAGGATATTGATTGCACCATTGACTTGAAAGTTAGGTCGTCCACTTCAGAGGATTCTTCTTCTCGGGAGGAAGAAAGCAAGGTGACACTGTCTGGTTTGTTGAACTTTGTTGATGGTTTATGGTCGAGTTGTGGAGACGAAAGGATCATAATTTTCACGACAAATCACATCGAGAAGCTGGATCCAGCGTTGCTACGACCTGGCCGTATGGACGTGCATATAAACATGTCATATTGCACTCCCTGTGGCTTCAAACTCATGGCGAGTAATTATCTTGGTATCCAGGACCATGTTCTGTTCAAGAAAATCGAGGATCTGGTCGCTATTGCTAAAGTCACTCCGGCCGAAATAGCCGAGCAGCTTCTCAAGACTGATAATCCTGATCTTTCCCTTCAAGGATTAGTTGATTTCCTACATTCCAAGATTAAGGAAAATGAGGAGCCTGAAGCTAAAAAGCCAAAGGAAGAATCAGCTGATCTTgaacaagaaaagttgtga